One Lucilia cuprina isolate Lc7/37 chromosome 4, ASM2204524v1, whole genome shotgun sequence DNA segment encodes these proteins:
- the LOC111684781 gene encoding uncharacterized protein LOC111684781, with product MSKGDSVSLRYIIDTVSAIRGSLLSLGSELDIMNAIIIHIVLSKLDDSSKQNYDEKLDFRSLPSWDTCYDILSHRCQFLESHGKKSEQKSSSTGTKPKSNFSRNANTFLSSNTNTTCSYCNSSGHHLAICSSFLSLVVSERFNFVKRNGHCINCLRKGHLVSKCPSSSRCRVCQSAHHTSLHIFVQPESAPVNPAPPETSTNNATSLVARSFKRAIIPTAVVLIKDSFGCYQPVRVLLDSCSEINFITEETAKKLKLRFLPNCQDVSGISEIQTKIRYSVAATIKSRIGSFQWSSTFAVTKSISAQQPGEKIDTTRFTIPETIQLADPLFYKPQRIDLLISTEIFFDLLLEGRISLGHGMPCLVNTVFGWIVGGKFNDQKNPSTLTCNLALDSSTSILDNTLRKFWEVEEYVSGPQTFTNEEQACEKHFTENVQINSDRRIQVRLPFKQNPNCLGESFEISKRRFLSLERKLERDPTLKSMYVDFVNEYLALGHMSLYNRPLSHPHYIIPHHCVLKPESTTTKLRVVFDGSARTTSNHSLNDILMVGPTIQQDLVTTLFSFRLNRFALTADISKMYRQFLVDERDRKFQLVLWRSNSKDKLCVFQLNTVTYGLSAAPFLAIRSLFFIADQHSSTFPIGSKVLREDLYVDDVLTGSDSLEILELKKSEIIKILSIHGLQLAKWNSNCPDFVTNNDEEVAIKTTEENITKTLGMSWNPTQDIFLFRFNLPDIHSSTLNCFVANRVSELQEQAQDVIWRHVPSKSNPADIVSRGCSATDLPSTIWFNGPKFIFEDVSNWPANITDESDEILERRKTALKCTTNDITESVIDEIIDKCKVDPLLKANNIIHLPPQELENTFWKLVAHIQSKNFVVELNAILNNNLVQPSLQKLAPFVHQMETDNKTINLIRVGGRLSKAPIPYDARFPALLPKNHRFVKLYIEHLHRLHLHAGPKVLLGILRQKIWIINAREVVRKVVRNCVHCFHYKPKLIGQIMGNLPVDRLRAQRPFLVSGVDFCGPFLTSYRIRGKVPYKTYVAVFVCFSSKATHLELVSDLSTNNFILCLNRFVSRRGLPQRIFCDNATNFTGAHNKLKELKDKLLSNKIVSEIKTHCTQNGFEFCFIPPRAPHFGGLWEAAVKSAKTLLVKNLAQARLTFEELQTLIVEIEAILNSRPIAPMSDDPNDGEALTPGHLLIGSSLVSIPQETFDSSKLSALNRWQQISYLKNQFWQLWSRDYLLSLQQRSKWSKTQPNINIGQLVIIHEDNTPTTELAPCKSHKNNFWY from the exons ATGTCCAAAGGCGACAGTGTTTCATTACGTTATATCATAGATACCGTTTCTGCAATTCGTGGTTCACTATTATCGCTTGGATCGGAATTAGACATTATGAATGCTATTATAATTCATATTGTTTTATCGAAGCTGGATGATAGTTCTAAACAGAATTACGATGAAAAACTAGATTTTAGATCATTGCCCTCATGGGACACCTGTTATGACATCTTGAGTCATCGATGTCAATTTTTGGAAAGTCATGGAAAGAAAAGTGAACAAAAAAGTAGTTCTACTGGCACAAAGCCAAAATCAAACTTTTCTCGTAATGCAAATACTTTTCTTAGTTCGAATACAAACACAACTTGTTCGTATTGTAACAGCTCTGGTCATCATCTCGCCATCTGTTCATCATTTTTGTCGCTCGTAGTTTCGGAACGTTTTAATTTCGTAAAACGTAATGGGCATTGCATAAACTGCCTTCGAAAGGGTCATTTAGTTTCGAAATGTCCTTCTAGTAGTCGTTGTAGGGTTTGTCAGTCCGCTCATCATACTTCGTTACATATTTTCGTTCAACCGGAATCAGCACCAGTTAATCCAGCTCCTCCTGAAACATCTACAAATAATGCAACATCGTTAGTAGCTCGTTCGTTCAAAAGAGCCATAATACCAACTGCGGTGGTTCTTATCAAAGATAGTTTCGGTTGTTATCAACCTGTAAGAGTTCTTCTGGATTCCTGTTCTGAAATTAACTTCATTACAGAAGAAACTGCCAAGAAACTTAAACTACGTTTTCTACCAAATTGTCAAGATGTTTCTGGAATAAgtgaaattcaaacaaaaataagataTTCTGTCGCTGCTACCATAAAATCCCGAATTGGCTCATTTCAGTGGTCATCAACATTTGCTGTAACGAAATCTATATCAGCCCAACAGCCTGGTGAAAAAATAGATACAACAAGGTTCACAATTCCAGAAACCATACAACTCGCAGACCCGCTTTTCTATAAGCCCCAACGCATTGATTTGTTAATTAGTACggaaatatttttcgatttgtTGCTCGAAGGACGCATTTCGTTAGGACATGGCATGCCTTGCCTTGTTAATACAGTTTTTGGATGGATTGTCGGTGGAAAATTCAACGATCAAAAAAATCCCTCGACCCTTACATGTAATTTGGCCCTAGATTCTTCAACTTCAATTCTTGATAACACATTGAGAAAATTTTGGGAAGTTGAGGAATATGTAAGTGGTCCTCAAACATTTACCAATGAGGAACAAGCGTGTGAGAAACATTTCACCGAAAATGTCCAAATTAACTCGGACCGAAGAATTCAAGTTCGGTTAccatttaaacaaaatcctAATTGTTTAGGTGAGTCTTTCGAAATTAGTAAACGAAGATTTTTGTCGCTCGAACGTAAATTGGAACGTGATCCCACTTTAAAATCTATGTATGTCGATTTTGTGAACGAATATTTGGCACTTGGTCATATGTCGCTCTATAATCGTCCTCTTTCGCATCCACATTACATAATACCTCATCATTGTGTTCTCAAGCCTGAGAGTACAACAACAAAGCTTCGTGTCGTTTTCGATGGGTCAGCTCGCACAACTTCGAATCATTCCTTGAATGATATACTCATGGTTGGCCCAACTATACAACAAGATTTAGTTACCACACTCTTTTCGTTTCGTTTGAATAGATTTGCTCTCACTGCAGACATATCTAAAATGTACCGCCAATTTTTAGTCGATGAACGTGATCGTAAATTTCAATTGGTTCTTTGGAGATCCAATTCAAAAGACAAACTATGCGTGTTTCAACTAAACACCGTTACGTATGGGCTCTCAGCAGCACCGTTTTTGGCTATtcgaagtttgttttttatcgcCGATCAGCACAGTTCAACTTTTCCCATTGGTTCAAAGGTACTTCGTGAGGATTTATACGTAGATGATGTTCTCACTGGCTCTGATAGTCTCGAAATCTTAGAACTCAAGAaatctgaaattattaaaattctcaGTATTCATGGTCTTCAGCTCGCAAAGTGGAATAGCAATTGTCCAGACTTCGTAACCAACAACGACGAAGAAGTTGCCATTAAAACCACtgaagaaaatattacaaaaacactTGGAATGTCCTGGAATCCTACTcaggatatatttttgtttcgcTTTAACTTGCCCGAT ATACATTCATCAACCCTTAATTGTTTTGTAGCAAATCGTGTCTCAGAGTTACAAGAACAAGCTCAAGACGTTATATGGCGGCATGTGCCATCAAAAAGTAATCCAGCCGATATTGTGTCTCGTGGTTGTAGCGCTACAGACTTGCCTAGTACAATTTGGTTTAATGGTCCCAAATTTATTTTCGAAGATGTTAGTAACTGGCCCGCAAACATAACTGATGAATCCGATGAAATTTTGGAAAGAAGAAAAACGGCTCTTAAATGCACTACAAATGACATCACCGAGTCCGTCATAGATGAAATTATAGATAA GTGCAAGGTAGACCCTTTGTTGAAAGCCAATAACATCATTCATCTCCCACCCCAGGAGTTGGAGAACACATTTTGGAAATTAGTAGCACATATACAAAGTAAAAACTTCGTCGTGGAGTTAAACgccattttaaacaataatttggtACAACCGTCCTTGCAAAAACTGGCTCCATTTGTACATCAAATGGAAACTGAcaacaaaactattaatttGATTCGAGTGGGTGGAAGATTATCGAAAGCTCCAATCCCATATGATGCTCGCTTTCCCGCTTTATTGCCGAAAAATCATCGCTTTGTAAAGCTATACATTGAGCATTTACATCGTCTTCACTTACATGCTGGTCCCAAAGTATTGCTTGGAATACTTCGTCAAAAAATATGGATAATTAACGCCAGAGAAGTAGTTCGAAAAGTGGTTCGCAATTGTGTCCATTGCTTCCACTACAAACCAAAGTTGATTGGACAAATAATGGGCAACTTACCAGTTGATCGCCTAAGAGCTCAACGACCATTTTTGGTCAGTGGAGTCGATTTTTGTGGCCCATTCTTAACTTCGTATCGTATTCGTGGAAAGGTACCTTATAAAACTTACGTCGCAGTTTTTGTGTGCTTTAGCTCAAAGGCAACTCACTTGGAGCTCGTTTCCGATTTGTCcacaaacaattttatactttgtttaaatcGCTTTGTTAGTCGACGTGGCCTACCGCAACGCATTTTTTGCGATAACGCGACAAATTTTACAGGTGCCCACAATAAACTCAAAGAGTTAAAAGATAAATTGCTCTCTAATAAAATCGTATCAGAAATCAAGACGCATTGTACTCAAAATGGCTTCGAATTTTGTTTCATCCCTCCTCGTGCCCCACATTTTGGTGGATTGTGGGAGGCCGCTGTTAAATCTGCTAAAACCCTATTAGTAAAAAATCTTGCTCAAGCTCGCCTTACATTTGAAGAACTACAAACTTTAATTGTCGAAATAGAAGCTATATTGAACTCTCGTCCTATAGCTCCAATGTCAGATGACCCTAATGATGGAGAAGCACTTACTCCCGGTCATCTGCTAATTGGTTCATCGTTGGTGTCCATACCTcaggaaacttttgattcttCAAAGTTATCCGCATTAAATCGATGGCAACAAATTTCGTatctcaaaaatcaattttggcaACTGTGGTCCCGAGATTATCTTTTATCGCTACAACAACGTTCGAAATGGTCTAAAACACAACCAAATATCAATATTGGACAACTAGTCATTATCCATGAAGATAATACTCCCACCACAGAATTGGCTCCTTGCAAGAgtcacaaaaacaatttttggtaCTGA